One segment of Acropora muricata isolate sample 2 chromosome 8, ASM3666990v1, whole genome shotgun sequence DNA contains the following:
- the LOC136926546 gene encoding uro-adherence factor A-like yields MVIGVFWCSFIASYKLWKYCFGTDSDTQGSSTSQPSSDDNIVQSHTKHCEIVSSASLDDSLLDQDKETITNAQEVSVEENVNSLESQSEIEVGNGVIGIDTIPSSQEVADIPEIVRKNEKTIGESKEILSDQEKENGDCLELRTISEVEAEIPSEEDKESGHCLELRTISEVEVEITSEEDKESGECLQLRTISEEEAKIPSEEDKESGECLELRTISEEEAEITSREDKESGECLEMRTTSEEEAQIPSQEDKESGECLELRTISEEEAVITSREDKESGECLQLRTISEEEAVITSEEDKESGECLELRTISEEKVEITSEKDKESGECLKLRTISEEEAEIPSEEDKESEECLELRTISEEEAEIPSQEDKESGECLELRTISEEEAQIPSEEDKESGECLELRTISEEEAEIPSQEDKESGECLELRTISEEEAEIPSQEDKESGECLELRTISEEEPQIPSQEDKESGECLELRTISEEEAEIPSQEDKESGERLELRTISEEEAQIPSQEDKESGECLELRTITEEEAEIPSQEDKESGECLELRTISEEEAEIPSQEDKESGECLELRTISEEEAQIPSQEDKESGECLELRTISEEEAQIPSQEDKESGECLELRTISEEEAEIPSQEDKESGECLELRTISEEEAQIPSQEDKESGECLELRTITEEEAENPSQEDKESGECLELRTISEEEAEIPSQEDKESGECLELRTISEEEAQIPSEEDKESGECLELRTISEEEAQIPSQEDKESGECLELRTISEEEAEIPSQEDKESGECLELRTISEEEAQIPSQEDKESGECLELRTISEEEAEIPSDEDKESGECLELRTISEEEAEIPSQEDKESGECLELRTISEEEAQIPSEEDKESGECLELRTISEEEAEIPSQEDKESGECLELRTISEEEAEIPSQEDKESGECLELRTISEEEAEIPSQEDRESGECLELRTISEEEAEIPSDEDKESGECLELRTISEEEAEITSEEDKESGECLELRTISEEEAVIASEEDKERRECLELRTTSEEEAEIPSEEDKESGECLELRTISEEEAEIPSKEDKESGEYLELRTISEEEVEIPSQEDKESGECLELRTISEVEAEIPFEGDKESGDCLELRTTSEVVAENSSEEDKESGDCLELRTTSEVEAEIPSEEDKEGVDCLELRTISEEEADILSEEGKESGDCLELRTISEVEAEIASEEDKESVDCLELRTISEVEADILSEEGKESGECLALRTISEVEAEIASEEYKESGDCLDLRTISEVEAEIPSEEEKESGECLKLRTISEVEGEILSEEKKETGVLAVTYKTEADAGEVKSFVETPTYDSGIDDEMFKLKAKKEVDHRNTRYRLLEQQSVNNAISEHAVEEESVDDQDFSDKGTMLCKIKDKLVIDVKNQPPDKNLKGVISENVLGVENSGKDSYQILNSTEQPSRNLDDTTSIKHCSIGLNASAKEFLPRKNLTPESIFRGADCGPSSQRDSKQNGAKRNPENASRLNAEAKEYIPPLQSRVWKNGAAGNSQSCVFPRDFVPSYVNNAPSQPRFAHQMNYAPSIRPFYRPASPHQVLGFRQRGHARMHHRRPSGRFPPNQPRMRFRHQNPPNSVR; encoded by the exons ATGGTAATCGGTGTATTTTGGTGCAGTTTTATAGCATCTTATAAATTATGGAAATATTGCTTCGGTACAGATTCAGACACACAAGGAAGTTCGACATCTCAGCCAAG CTCGGATGATAACATCGTTCAGTCGCATACAAAGCATTGTGAGATCGTGTCATCTGCAAGCTTGGACGACTCCTTACTTGATCAAGACAAAGAAACAATTACTAACGCCCAAGAAGTCTCCGTTGAAGAAAACGTCAACTCCTTGGAGTCTCAGTCTGAGATCGAGGTTGGAAATGGAGTCATAGGAATTGATACAATTCCTTCCTCACAAGAGGTAGCTGATATTCCTGAAATTgtcagaaaaaatgaaaaaaccatcggggaaagcaaagaaattctTTCCGATCAGGAGAAAGAAAATGGAGATTGTCTTGAACTGAGAACAATCAGTGAAGTGGAAGCGGAAATTCCTTCCgaagaggacaaagaaagtggACATTGTCTTGAACTGAGAACAATCAGTGAAGTGGAAGTGGAGATTACTTCCgaagaggacaaagaaagtggAGAGTGTCTTCAACTGAGAACAATCAGTGAAGAGGAAGCGAAGATTCCTTCCgaagaggacaaagaaagtggAGAGTGTCTTGAACTGAGAACAATCAGTGAAGAGGAAGCGGAGATTACTTCCAGagaggacaaagaaagtggAGAGTGTCTTGAAATGAGAACAACCAGTGAAGAGGAAGCCCAGATTCCTTCCcaagaggacaaagaaagtggAGAGTGTCTTGAACTGAGAACAATCAGTGAAGAGGAAGCGGTGATTACTTCCAGagaggacaaagaaagtggAGAGTGTCTTCAACTGAGAACAATCAGTGAAGAGGAAGCGGTGATTACTTCCgaagaggacaaagaaagtggAGAGTGTCTTGAACTGAGAACAATCAGTGAAGAGAAAGTGGAGATTACCTCCGAAAAGGACAAAGAAAGTGGAGAGTGTCTTAAACTGAGAACAATCAGTGAAGAGGAAGCCGAGATTCCTTCCgaagaggacaaagaaagtgaagagtgtCTTGAACTGAGAACAATCAGTGAAGAGGAAGCCGAGATTCCTTCCcaagaggacaaagaaagtggAGAATGTCTTGAACTGAGAACAATCAGTGAAGAGGAAGCCCAGATTCCTTCCgaagaggacaaagaaagtggAGAATGTCTTGAACTGAGAACAATCAGTGAAGAGGAAGCCGAGATTCCTTCCcaagaggacaaagaaagtggAGAATGTCTTGAACTGAGAACAATCAGTGAAGAGGAAGCCGAGATTCCTTCCcaagaggacaaagaaagtggAGAATGTCTTGAACTGAGAACAATCAGTGAAGAGGAACCCCAGATTCCTTCCcaagaggacaaagaaagtggAGAATGTCTTGAACTGAGAACAATCAGTGAAGAGGAAGCCGAGATTCCTTCCcaagaggacaaagaaagtggAGAACGTCTTGAACTGAGAACAATCAGTGAAGAGGAAGCCCAGATTCCTTCCcaagaggacaaagaaagtggAGAATGTCTTGAACTGAGAACAATCACTGAAGAGGAAGCCGAGATTCCTTCCcaagaggacaaagaaagtggAGAATGTCTTGAACTGAGAACAATCAGTGAAGAGGAAGCCGAGATTCCTTCCcaagaggacaaagaaagtggAGAGTGTCTTGAACTGAGAACAATTAGTGAAGAGGAAGCCCAGATTCCTTCCcaagaggacaaagaaagtggAGAATGTCTTGAACTGAGAACAATCAGTGAAGAGGAAGCCCAGATTCCTTCCcaagaggacaaagaaagtggAGAATGTCTTGAACTGAGAACAATCAGTGAAGAGGAAGCCGAGATTCCTTCCcaagaggacaaagaaagtggAGAATGTCTTGAACTGAGAACAATCAGTGAAGAGGAAGCCCAGATTCCTTCCcaagaggacaaagaaagtggAGAATGTCTTGAACTGAGAACAATCACTGAAGAGGAAGCCGAGAATCCTTCCcaagaggacaaagaaagtggAGAATGTCTTGAACTGAGAACAATCAGTGAAGAGGAAGCCGAGATTCCTTCCcaagaggacaaagaaagtggAGAGTGTCTTGAACTGAGAACAATTAGTGAAGAGGAAGCCCAGATTCCTTCCgaagaggacaaagaaagtggAGAATGTCTTGAACTGAGAACAATCAGTGAAGAGGAAGCCCAGATTCCTTCCcaagaggacaaagaaagtggAGAATGTCTTGAACTGAGAACAATCAGTGAAGAGGAAGCCGAGATTCCTTCCcaagaggacaaagaaagtggAGAATGTCTTGAACTGAGAACAATCAGTGAAGAGGAAGCCCAGATTCCTTCCcaagaggacaaagaaagtggAGAATGTCTTGAACTGAGAACAATCAGTGAAGAGGAAGCCGAGATTCCTTCCGATGAGGACAAAGAAAGTGGAGAGTGTCTTGAACTGAGAACAATCAGTGAAGAGGAAGCCGAGATTCCTTCCcaagaggacaaagaaagtggAGAGTGTCTTGAACTGAGAACAATTAGTGAAGAGGAAGCCCAGATTCCTTCCgaagaggacaaagaaagtggAGAATGTCTTGAACTGAGAACAATCAGTGAAGAGGAAGCCGAGATTCCTTCCcaagaggacaaagaaagtggAGAATGTCTTGAACTGAGAACAATCAGTGAAGAGGAAGCCGAGATTCCTTCCcaagaggacaaagaaagtggAGAATGTCTTGAACTGAGAACAATCAGTGAAGAGGAAGCCGAGATTCCTTCCCAAGAGGACAGAGAAAGTGGAGAATGTCTTGAACTGAGAACAATCAGTGAAGAGGAAGCCGAGATTCCTTCCGATGAGGACAAAGAAAGTGGAGAGTGTCTTGAACTGAGAACAATCAGTGAAGAGGAAGCGGAGATTACTTCCgaagaggacaaagaaagtggAGAGTGTCTTGAACTGAGAACAATCAGTGAAGAGGAAGCCGTGATTGCTTCCgaagaggacaaagaaagaaGAGAGTGTCTTGAACTGAGAACAACCAGTGAAGAGGAAGCCGAGATTCCTTCCgaagaggacaaagaaagtggAGAGTGTCTTGAACTGAGAACAATCAGTGAAGAGGAAGCCGAGATTCCTTCCAaagaggacaaagaaagtggAGAGTATCTTGAACTGAGAACAATCAGTGAAGAGGAAGTCGAGATTCCTTCCcaagaggacaaagaaagtggAGAATGTCTTGAACTGAGAACAATCAGTGAAGTGGAAGCGGAGATTCCTTTCGAAGGTGACAAAGAAAGTGGAGATTGTCTTGAACTGAGAACAACCAGTGAAGTGGTAGCGGAGAATTCTTCCgaagaggacaaagaaagtggAGATTGTCTTGAACTGAGAACAACCAGTGAAGTGGAAGCGGAGATTCCTTCCGAAGAGGACAAAGAAGGTGTAGATTGCCTTGAACTGAGAACAATCAGTGAAGAGGAAGCGGATATTCTTTCTGAAGAGGGGAAAGAAAGTGGAGATTGTCTTGAACTGAGAACAATCAGTGAAGTGGAAGCGGAGATTGCTTCCgaagaggacaaagaaagtgTAGATTGTCTTGAACTGAGAACAATCAGTGAAGTGGAAGCGGATATTCTTTCTGAAGAGGGAAAAGAAAGTGGAGAGTGTCTTGCATTGAGAACAATCAGTGAAGTCGAGGCGGAGATTGCTTCCGAAGAGTATAAAGAAAGTGGAGATTGTCTTGATTTGAGAACAATCAGTGAAGTGGAAGCGGAGATTCCTTCCGAAGAGGAGAAAGAAAGTGGAGAGTGTCTTAAACTGAGAACAATCAGTGAAGTGGAAGGGGAGATTCTTtccgaagaaaagaaagaaactggAGTGCTGGCGGTAACGTATAAAACAGAAGCAGATGCAGGAGAAgttaaatcatttgtagaaacaCCAACATACGATTCTGGCATTGACGATGAAATGTTCAAATTAAAAGCCAAAAAGGAAGTAGACCACAGGAATACACGCTATCGTTTGTTAGAACAACAATCAGTTAACAATGCTATTAGTGAGCACGCTGTGGAAGAGGAAAGTGTCGATGACCAAGATTTTTCAGACAAGGGGACAATGCTTTGCAAGATCAAGGATAAGTTAGTAATTGATGTGAAAAATCAACCCCCTGATAAAAATCTAAAAGGAGTGATCAGTGAAAATGTTTTAGGGGTTGAGAACTCAGGAAAAGACAGCTATCAGATTTTGAACTCCACAGAGCAGCCATCGCGTAATCTAGATGATACAACTTCAATCAAACACTGTTCAATTGGATTAAATGCTTCAGCTAAGGAATTTCTTCCACGCAAAAACCTCACTCCAGAGTCAATTTTCAGAGGTGCCGACTGCGGACCTTCAAGTCAGCGAGACAGCAAGCAGAATGGCGCTAAAAGAAACCCTGAAAATGCAAGTAGGTTAAACGCAGAGGCGAAAGAATATATTCCGCCTTTACAATCGAGAGTTTGGAAAAACGGAGCTGCAGGGAACTCTCAATCTTGCGTGTTTCCAAGGGACTTCGTCCCTTCCTATGTTAACAATGCACCTTCCCAGCCGAGATTTGCACATCAGATGAACTATGCACCTTCTATTCGTCCATTTTACCGGCCAGCATCACCACACCAAGTCCTAGGCTTTAGACAACGCGGACACGCTAGGATGCATCACCGACGGCCTTCTGGGAGATTTCCCCCAAATCAACCAAGGATGAGATTTCGGCATCAAAACCCGCCAAATTCTGTAAGGTAG